The segment TCGACCTCTACGAAACCGTCTGGAACCAGGAGTGAAGCCATGCAGACCCTCGGCAACCTGATCAACAACGAGGCCGTCGCCGGCCGCTCCGAGCGCCACGCCACCGTCTACAACCCGGCCACCGGCGAGCCGCGCCTGTATGTCTCGCTGTCCTCGGCGGACGAGACCCGTGAGGCCATTGCCGCTGCCCAGGCCGCCTTCGATGGCTGGTCGAAGACGCCGCCGCTGGTGCGCGCGCGGGTCATGTTCCGCTTCAAGGAACTGCTCGAGCGCCGCCGCGACGACGTCGCCCGCTTGATCACCAGCGAGCACGGCAAGGTGTTTTCCGACGCCCAGGGCGAAGTGACCCGCGGGCTGGAAGTGGTGGAGTTCGCCTGCGGCATCCCGCATCTGCTCAAGGGCGAGTTTTCTTCCAACGTCGGCCGCGACATCGATTCGAACTCGCTGATGCAGCCGCTGGGTGTCTGCGCCGGGATCACCCCGTTCAACTTCCCGGCCATGGTGCCGCTGTGGATGCTGCCGGTGGCCATCGCCTGCGGTAACACCTTCGTCTTGAAGCCCTCGGAAAAGGACCCCAGCGCGACGATGCTGATCGGCGAACTGCTGGCCGAGGCGGGGCTGCCGGCCGGTGTGTTGAGCATCGTCAACGGCGACAAGGAAGCGGTTGACGTGCTGCTCACCGATGAGCGGGTGCAATCGGTCAGCTTCGTCGGCTCGACACCGATCGCCGAATACATCTATGCCACCGCCTCGGCCCACGGCAAGCGCTGCCAGGCCCTGGGCGGAGCGAAGAACCATATGGTGGTGATGCCCGACGCCGATCCGCAGCAGGTGGTCAGCTCGCTGATGGGCGCAGCCTACGGCTCGGCCGGCGAGCGCTGCATGGCGATTTCCGTCGCGGTGTGCGTCGGCGACGAGGTGGCTGACAAGCTGGTCGAGATGCTCAAAGGCGAAATCAGCCAGATGCGCACCGGCCCGGGCCTGGGCGTCGAGCCCGAGCCGCACATGGGGCCGCTGGTGACCCGCGAGCACCAGCAGAAGGTCAGCGGCTACATCGATCTGGGCGTGGAGGAAGGTGCAACGCTGGTCTGCGACGGCCGCGGCATCAAGGTCGAGGGCCACGAGAACGGCTTCTATGTCGGCCCGACGCTGTTTGACCGGGTCACGCCAGACATGCGCATCTACCGCGAGGAAATCTTCGGCCCGGTGCTGGCCGTGGTGCGGGTTGCGTCGTTCGACGAGGCGCTGCAACTGATCAACGACCATGAGTTCGGCAACGGCACTTCGATCTTCACCCGTGATGGCGATACCGCGCGGCAGTTCGAGGAGAACGTCAAGGTCGGCATGGTTGGCGTCAACGTGCCGATTCCGGTGCCGATGGCCTTCCACTGCTTCGGCGGCTGGAAGCGCTCGGTGTTCGGCCCGCTGAACATGCACGGCCCGGATGGGGTGCGTTTCTTCACCCGGATGAAGACCGTGACCCGCCGCTGGCCCACCGGCATCCGCGCCGGCGCCGAGTTCGCCATGCCGACCATGAAGTGACCCGCGCGGTACCGTTGCACTGGCGGTGCCGGTCGCTACACTCCCGGGCGCCCTGTGGGGCGTCCATCTTCATCGAACGACAAGGCAGACGATGCGCAGCACTCCCCGCGAGAAAGGCTCTTCCATCACCCGCGTGCTGGAAATCATCGAAGCGGTGGCGGCGGCGAAGGAGCCGCTCAGCCCGACCGCGCTGGCCGAGCGCCTGGACATCCCCAAGGCCAGCGCGCACCGCCTGGTGCAGACGCTGGAAAAGGAAGGCTTCCTGCAGTTCGGTCTGCGTGGCGGGCTGCTGCCGGGCGAGCGCCTGCATGTCGCGGCGTTGAACACCCTGCGCAGCAGCCGGCACAAGGCGCTGCGCCAGGCAATCCTGCGCCAGCTCTCCGAAGCCATCGGCGAGACATGCGGGCTGGCGATCCCGGACGGGCTGGAGATGCTCTATTTCGATCGGGTGCAGACCAACTGGCCGCTGCAGATCAACCTGCCGATCGGCAGCCACACGCCGCTCTGGTGCACCGCCAGCGGCAAGCTCTATCTGGCCTCGCTGCCGCCGGAGCAACTGGAACGGGTGCTGCCACGCCTGCCGCTGCAGCGGATGGCGCGCAACACCCTCACCGACCTCAGCGCGCTGCGCGATGACCTGGCGCGGGTGCGCGAAGAACAGCTGGGCACTGACTGCGAGGAGTTCATCGACGGCATGGTCGCCTGTGCGGTGCCGGTACGTGCATCCGACGGCGAGCTGCTGGCCTGCCTGTTCAGCCACGCGCCGGTGATCCGCTGTTCGATGGCGCAGCTGCTGGCATTCGTGCCACGGATGCGTGCCGCTGCACGCGAACTGGAAGCGGTGCTGGGCAGCGCGGCGGCGCTGGAGGCCGATCAGAGCACGTAAAACAGAATGGCGATGAAGTGCAGCAGGCTGCCGACCATCACGAAGATGTGCCAGATGCCGTGCCAGTGCCGGAAGCGGTCGTCGAAAACGAAAAAGACGATGCCCACCGTGTAGCAGATGCCGCCGGCCAGCAACCAGCTGAAACCGGCGCCGCCCAGGGCGGCGAACAGCGGCTTGACCGCCACCAGCACGACCCAGCCCATCACCGCGTAGATCACCAGTGACAGCACCCGTGCTTCGGAGCGCGGCTTGATCTCCTGCAGCATGCCGATCACGGCGAGGCCCCAGACGATGCCGAACAGCGTCCAGCCCCAGGCGCCAGCGAGGGTGACCAGACAGAACGGCGTGTAGCTGCCGGCGATCAAGAGATAGATCGACAGGTGATCGAGCTTGCGCATGACCACCTTCGCCCGCCCGCGCAGGCTGTGGTAGAGCGTCGAGATGCTGTAGAGCAGGATCAGGCTCAGACCGTAGATCGCCACGCTGACGATCTTTGCCGGCGAGCCGTCGAGCGCGGCAAGCACCAGCAGCCAGATCGCCCCGACGCTGGCCAGGGCAGCACCGACCAGGTGCGTCCAGGCATTGAAGCGTTCGCCGTGATACATCCCGACCTCCCGTAACCGCGACGCCACCAGCATGCCGCGGCCGGGTTACAGGATTCAAATCGACCGCGAGAAAAAGCGAGCCCGGCCGTCAGCGCTTGAGCATCGCCCGCATCGCCGCCAGCGCGTCGTTGCCGCGCGCCGCTTTCACCTCGACCGGCGCCTCTTCCCCGCCTTCCCAGACCAGGTCTTCGGGCGGCAGCTCGTCGAGGAAGCGGCTCGGCGTGCAGTCGATGATCTCACCGTACTGCTTGCGCTTGGCAGCAAAGGTCAGCGCCAGGTTGCGCTTGGCGCGGGTGATGCCGACATAGGCCAGGCGCCGCTCTTCCTCGATGGTGTCGGCCTCGATGCTGGAGCGGTGCGGCAGGATCTCCTCCTCGAAGCCGATGATGTACACCGAGGGGAATTCCAGGCCCTTGGAGGCGTGTATGGTCATCATCTGCACGCCTTCGGCACCTTCTTCCTCTTCCTGCTGGCGCTCGAGCATGTCGCGCAGCACCAGCTTGCCGATGGCGTCCTCGATGGTCATGTCGCCGTCTTCGTCTTTCTCCAGGGTGTTCTTCAGCGCGTCGACGAGAAACCAGACGTTGCCCATGCGCGCGTCGGCCACCTTGTCGCTGGAGGCGTTCTGCCTGAGCCAGTTCTCGTAGTCGATGTCCATCACCATGCTGCGGATGGCGGCGATCGGGTCGTTCTGCGCGCACTGCTGGCGCACGTTGTCCATCCAGTGCTTGAAGCGCGCCAGGCGCTCGGTGTAGCGGCTGTCCAGATGCGCGCCGAGGCCGATCTCGTCGGCGGCGGCGTACATGCTGATGCCGCGCTCGCTGGCGTAGTTGCCGAGCTTTTCCAGGGTGGTCGAGCCGATTTCGCGGCGCGGCACGTTGATCACCCGCAGGAAGGCATTGTCGTCGTCCGGGTTGACCAAGAGGCGGAAGTAACTCATCAGGTCCTTCACCTCCTGGCGGGCGAAGAAGCTGGTGCCGCCGGACAGGCGATAGGGAATCTGATGGTGCTGCAGCTTCAGCTCCATCAGCTTGGCCTGGTAGTTGCCGCGGTAGAGGATGGCGAAGTCGCTGTAGGGGCGCCCGGTACGCAGGTGTTCGGTGAGGATCTCCAGCGCCACCCGCTCGCACTCGGCCTCCTCGTTGCGCGTGCGGATCACGCGGATCTCGTCCCCGTGGCCCATCTCCGACCACAGCTGCTTTTCGAACACGTGGGGGTTGTTGGCGATGAGGATGTTGGCGCATTTGAGGATGCGGCTGGTGGAGCGGTAGTTCTGCTCCAGCATCACCACCTTGAGCGACGGGTAATCCTCTTTGAGCAGCATCAGGTTCTCCGGGCGCGCGCCGCGCCAGGCGTAGATCGACTGGTCGTCGTCACCGACCACGGTGAACTGGTTGCGCATGCCCACCAGCAGCTTGACCAGCAGGTACTGGCTGGCGTTGGTGTCCTGGTATTCGTCGACCAGCAGGTAGCGGATGCGGTTCTGCCACTTCTCCAGGATGTCCTTGTGTTCCTGGAACAGCTTCACCGGCAGCAGGATCAGGTCGTTGAAGTCCACCGCGTTGTACGCCTTGAGCGTGCGCTGGTAGTGCAGGTAGACGATGGCGGCGGTCTGCTCCTTCGGCCCGCGGGCGTTGGCGAGGGCCTCGTCGGGCAGGATCAGGTCGTTCTTCCAGCTGTCGATGAGGTTCTTGATCTCATCGGCACCGTCGTCGCCGGAATACTCCTTCTGCATGATGTCGGTGAGCAGCGCCTTGATGTCGCCGTCATCGAAGATCGAGAAGCCGGGCTTGTAGCCCAGGCGCGCGTATTCCTTGCGGATGATGTTCATGCCCAGATTGTGGAAGGTGGACACGGTCAGGCCGCGCGCCTCGGCCCCCTTGAGCAGGGTGCCGACGCGCTCCTTCATCTCGCGCGCGGCCTTGTTGGTGAAGGTCATGGCGACGATGTGGCGGGCCTGGATGCCGCACTGTTGCACCAGATAGGCGATCTTGCGGGTGATCACGCTGGTCTTGCCGGAGCCGGCGCCGGCGAGCACCAGCAGTGGGCCGCCGACGTAGTTCACGGCTTCCTGCTGCCGAGGGTTGAGTCGGGACATGTCGTTCAGGTCGTTTCGAGCGGGGGCGAGAGTTTAACAGGGTGCCGCGCGCAAACCTCTGGCGAAGCCGGTATCGACCTGCCGGTCGTCGTCTGCGCTGGCCTCCGGCAGCGGCTTGGTCGGCCTGGGGCCTTGGCTAATGCACAGATTCCTTTAGTCTTGTCGCGCGGTGCCGGAAGCAGGCCAGGCCTGGATGCACCCGCGCTCAACACGGACGGTGGCGTCAGCGAGGCGGTCAAGCGCCTCTTCTTTGCTCAACGGAGGTCGCTTGTCCGCGTCCACTCAAAGCATGGCTCTGGTCCTGCTCGCCGATCAGCCCGCCTGGGCCCGGCGTCTGCGCGCCTGCCTGGCGGCGGCCGACAGCCGCCAGCCGCTGCTGGTGGCGGAGGACTGGGACGACGTGCGCGAGCGCCTCGACGGTGACCAGCCCTGCGTGGTGCTGGCCACACCCTCGCAGCGGCCGTTGCTGTCACAGTGCCGCTGGCCGGTGATCCTGCTGCTCGAGCAGGAGCCGTCCGAGACGCCCGAGGGCGTGGTGGACTGGCTGGTGCGCAGCCAGCTGAGCCCGGAGGTGCTGCGCCGCTGCCTGCGATACGTGCGCGAGCGCTGCAATCTGCAGGGCACGCTGCAGCGCCTGGCCGAGCATGATCCGCTGACCGGCATCGTCAACCGCCAGGGTTTTCAGGCCCAGCTGATGGCTGCGCTGGCCGAGCACCACGGGCGCGGGCTGGCCTTGGGCTACCTGGACCTGGACAACTTCCGGCGGGCCAACGATGCGCTCGGCCACGCGGCGGGCGACCGTCTGATGCTGCAGGTTGTGGCCCGGCTGGAAACCGCGCTGGAGGCCGGTGATTCGCTCGCACGCCTGGGCAGCGACGAGTTCGCCCTGCTGATCGATACCCGCCGCGACCCCCAGCGTGCCGAGCAGCTTGCCGACCAGCTCGTCGAGGCACTGGGCGAGCCCTACTGGATCGACGGCGAAAGCCTGATGCTTGGCTGCAGCCTGGGCCTGGCCCATGCCCACGCCGGGATCGGTGCCGATCCGCTGCTGCGCCACGCACAGCTGGCGATGCGCCAGGCCAAGGCCAGCCAGGGCTGTACCTGGCATGCCTATGACGAGTACAGCAGTCGCGCCGCGCGCACGCTCGTGGACCTCGAGGGCGAGCTGCGCCGGGCGCTGCGCCGCGGCGAGCTGGAGCTGCACTACCAGCCGCGCCTGTGCCTGCACAGCGGGCTCATCCTTGGCGTCGAGGCGCTGGTGCGCTGGGCCCACCCGGAGCGCGGGCTGCTGCCGCCAGGGGCGTTCATTCCGCTGGCCGAAGAGAGCGGCTTGATCGTGCCGTTGGGCTACTGGGTGATCGCGCGCGCCCTGCATGATCTGCAACAGCTGCGCGACCTTGGCGTGGACGGCTTGCACATGGCGGTCAACCTGTCGTTCCGGCAGTTCCAGGACAGCCAGCTGCTGCCAACGCTGAACCGGCTGATCGGCGAATGCGGCGTCGATCCGCGCTGGCTGGAGTTCGAGCTGACCGAAACCGCGGTGATGCGCCGCAGCGAGCAGGTGCGCAGGACCATGGACAGCCTCGCGCGGCTGGGCGTGCGCTTCTCGCTGGACGACTTCGGTACCGGTTTCTCGTCCTTCGTGCACCTCTCCAGCCTGCCGATCGCCCTGCTCAAGATCGACAAGAGCTTTGTCGCCGCCATGCACGGCTACCGCCAGCTGGTTCAGGCGATGATCAGTCTGGCGCACAACCTCGGGCTGGAGATCGTCGCCGAGGGCGTCGAGACCGAGGAGCAGCTGCGCGGGCTGAAGCAGTTCGGCGCGCACCAGGTGCAGGGCTTCCTGATCAGTCAGCCGCTGCCGCTCGAGGAGCTGGCGGCCTTTCTCGCGGAAAAGGCCCGCGCGCCTGCCCAGTCGGGGCAGTGAGGCCCGGCTGCGCGGCCGGGCCCCGGCCTGCTCAGCGGACGATGTGCAGGAAGTGCAGGTGCTTCTCGTACTGGTCGATGATGTCGCCGATCACGTCGTCGCGGCTCCAGCCCATCAGATCGTAGTCCTGGCCCCCCTCCTTCAGATGCACCTCGGCACGGAAGTACTGGCGCTCGTCCTCTTCGCCCAGGCTGGGCACGAAATTGGGCATCTCATAGGCACGCGGGCGCACCTCGTAGATGAAGTCCGGCTCGCCCTCATGCCGGATCTCGATGCGTACGCGCCGATCCTCGCCTTCGCTGACCTCGGCGATGTAGCCCTCGCTGCGCATCTCGTCGGCCACAGCCTCGCAGGCCGGGCGAACCACCCCGGTGATGAAACGCACCACATCGGGGCGTCGCGGGAATTGCATGAGGTTGTGCAGGCGCTGCTGCCAGCCGCCGGGCGTGCGTGGCGCACTCGGTGAGGTGGTCAGCGACTGATAGCGCAGGCCTTGCTTGGTGGCATCCAGGCGCAGGGCCTTGAGCAGGCCCCACATCGAGCAAAGCAGGGCGATGGTGAACGGCAGGGCGCTGGCGATAGTCGCCGTCTGCAGCGCGGTCAGGCCGTCGGCGAGCAGCAGCGCGATCGCCACCGCGCCCATGGAGCCGGCCCAGAACACCCGTTGCCAGGTCGGCGTGCCCTGGTGGCCGCCCGAGGCGAGCATGTCGACGACCAACGCCCCGGAGTCGGCCGAAGTGACGAAGAACACCACGACCATGACGATCGCCACCAGCGAGACCAGCGACGAGAACGGGAACTGCTCGAGAAACACGAACAGGGCCAGCGCGCTGTCCTGCTCGATGGCCTTGCCGAGGCTATCGAGGTGTTCCCAGAGGATCATGTGGATGGCGGTGTCGCCGAACACGGTCATCCACAGCAGGGTGAAACCGGTCGGTACGAGCAGCACGCCGGCGACGAACTCGCGGATGGTCCGCCCGCGCGAGATGCGCGCGATGAACAGCCCGACGAAGGGCGACCAGGCCAGCCACCAGCCCCAGTAGAACAGCGTCCAGCCGCCGATCCAGTCATTCGGCTCGTAGGCGTAGAGGTTGAAGGTCTTGTTGATGATTTCCGAGAAGTAGCTGCCGGTGTTCTGCACGAAGGTCTGCAGGATGAACACCGTCGGTCCGGCGATCAGCACCATGAGCAGCAGCAGCAGGGCCAGCGACAGGTTCAGCTCCGACAGACGGCGCACGCCCTTGTCCAGGCCGGTGACGACGGAAATCGTCGCCAGCAGGGTGGTTGCGACGATCAGGCCGATCTGCACCGGTATCGACACCGGTACGCCGTACAGGTGATTGAGCCCGGTATTGATCTGCGTGACGCCCAGCCCGAGCGAGGTGGCGACCCCGAGCACCGTGCCGATGATGGCGAAGATGTCCACGGCATGGCCGATCGGGCCATAGATGCGTTCGCCGATCAGCGGGTAGAGCGCCGAGCGCAGCGTCAGGGGCAGGCCATGGCGATAGGCGAAGTAGGCCAGGATCATCGCCACGATCGCGTAGATCGCCCAGGCATGCAGCCCCCAGTGGAAGAAGGTGATCTTCATCGCTTCGCGCGCGGCGAGGGCCGTGCTGCCATCACCGATCGGTGGCGAGAGGAAGTGCATCACCGGCTCGGCGACACCGAAGAACATCAGGCCGATGCCCATCCCGGCCGAGAAGAGCATGGCGAACCAGGTCAGGTAGCTGTAGTCGGGCACGCTATGGTCGGGACCGAGCTTGATGTCGCCATAGCGACTCAGTGCTACCAGCGTGACCATCAGCAGGATCACCGCGACGGCAAGGATGTAGAGCCAACTGACGTTGGCGATGATCCAGGCCTGGGCATCGCTGAATACGGTTTGTGCGTTTTCCTGAAAGCCGATGCTGTAGATCAGCAAGGCCAGAAGGATGATGGCCGAGCCAAAGAAAACCGGCCGGTTGATGGTCGAGGGCGAGGACGTCTGGGCCTCCATGCTGCTCTCCTTTGATTAGCGTTCTTGGGAGTGGCCGCCTGTGGCGAAACGGTGAACCTTACCACAGACCATAGACTCGGCCCGGATGCTGCGCCTGTCGTGGAGCGGCCGGCGACTCAGCCGGTCGCCGCGGGGCGGTACTGCAGGGCTTCGGCGAGGTGCGCGCGGGTGATGCCCGGCGCCTGTTCGAGGTCGGCCAGGGTACGAGCCACCTTGAGCAGGCGATGCGCCGCGCGCAGCGAGAGCGCCAGCCGCTCGCAGGCCTTCTCCAGCCACTGCTGGTCCTCGGCGCTCAGCCGGCAGTGCTGGCGCAGGCCGGCGAGATCGAGAAAGGCATTGGCACAACCCTGACGCGCCTGCTGGACGGCACGTGCCGCGGCGACCTGGCCGGCCACCGTGGCGCTGCTCTGACCCTCGAGGCGCGGCGCGTTCAGCGAGGTGGCTTCGCGCGCGACCGTCAGGTGCAGGTCGATGCGGTCGAGCAGCGGGCCGGAGAGTTTGCCGCGATAGCGCTGGATCTGGTCCGGCGTGCAGCGGCAGCGGCCGCTGGGGTCGCCGAGATAGCCGCAGGGGCAGGGATTCATGGCGGCGACCAGCTGGAAGCGCGCGGGAAAGCGCACCTTGTCGCGAGCCCGGGCGATGACGATGTGCCCGGACTCCAGCGGTTCGCGCAGGACCTCGAGCACCTTGCGGTCGAACTCGGGGAGCTCGTCGAGAAACAGCACACCCTGGTGCGCCAGGGTGATTTCCCCGGGCTGCGGACGGCTGCCACCGCCGACCAGCGCCGGTCCCGAGGCGCTGTGATGCGGCTGTCGGAACGGTCGTTGTGGCCAGTGTTCGAGCGGACCATGGCCGGCCACCGATCGAATGGCGGCCACCTCCAGCGCCTCCTGCTCGCCGAGCGGCGGCAGGAGGCCCGGCAGACGGCTGGCCAGCAGCGTCTTGCCGGTTCCGGGCGGGCCGGAGAACAGCAGGTTGTGGGCACCGGCGGCGGCAATCAGCAGGCCGCGCTTGGCCGCCAGCTGGCCTTGCACGTCAGCCAGGTCGGGGTAGGGCAGCTCCTGGCGCAGGAGGCCTTCGGCCTGGTAGGGCGCCAGCGGTGTCTGGCCGGAGAAATGCGCAGCCACCTCCAGTAGATGATCGGCGGCGTAGACGGTCAGGCCTGAGGCCAGGCTGGCCTCCTCGGCGTTGGCTCGCGGCACCAGCAGGGCTCGGCCGGCGGCGCGTGCGGCGAGCGCTGCGGGCAGTACGCCCTGGACCGGGCGCAAGGCGCCGGACAGGGCGAGCTCGCCAAGGCATTCCAGTTGCGCCAGCGGTTCGCCCGGCAGCTGGCCGCTGGCGGCGAGGATGCCGAGCGCAATGGCCAGGTCGAAACGGCCGCCATCCTTCGGCAGGTCGGCCGGAGCCAGGTTCAGTGTGATGCGGCGGGCGGGAAAATCGAATCCCGAGGTGAGGATCGCGCTGCGCACGCGGTCCTTGCTTTCCTTGACAGCCGTCTCCGGCAGTCCGACCAGCGCCAGTGATGGCAGGCCGTTGGCCAGATGGGCTTCGACCGTGACCGCCGGCGCTTCGACGCCTATCTGGGCACGGCTGTGGACGAGGGCGAGGGACATTCGATCACTCCTTGATCGTGTCGCGCCCGGCTCATTCGGCCGGTGGCGGCGCGAGTTTTTCTTCCAATGCGGCGACCTTCGCCTCCAGGGCTTCGAGGCGGGCACGAGTGCGCGCGAGTACTACCATCTGGCTGTCGAACTCCTCGCGGCTGACGACATCCAGCTTGCTCAGCGCGCCTTGCAGGATGCCCTTGAGCTGAGCCTCGAACTCGGCGCGTGGCAGCGGGTTTTCGCCATTGAACAGGCGCGAGGCCTGGGAACCGATGGCATCGAGAAAGGCTTTGGGCGGCAACATGAGGGACGTACCTGTTGGTGAACCGGCCCGGCAGTGTAGCACGCGCCCTTGCACCTGCCGCCCGCCGGTCGCTGCACAGAATCCGGGCAACCGCTGCGCTGGCGATGCACTGAGTTGGTGCGTGGGCTGATGACATTTTGCCCTGCGGCTCACCTCGAAATGGCTGCAGCGCTTTTACGACGGGGGCTGGGCAAAAGTGGCACCGATTCTGCTTTGCTCCAACTGCCGGAGCGTTGCAGGTGCACGCCGCCGCAAAGGTCATTGAGCTGGTGGGTGATGTCGGGATGCGCCGCGGCGCCAGCCGAAGCGTTACAACAGCCAGACACTGCGCTTAGACTTGAACCCGGGTTCGTACTTCTGGGGCAAGTCCACCTAAACGGGAGAAGTTTCATGAAACTAGTCACTGCCATCATCAAGCCGTTCAAGCTGGACGACGTGCGCGAATCACTGTCGGAAATCGGCGTTCAGGGCATCACCGTAACCGAGGTCAAGGGCTTCGGCCGTCAGAAGGGGCATACCGAGCTCTACCGCGGCGCCGAGTACGTGGTCGACTTCCTGCCAAAGGTGAAGATCGACGTTGCCATCGCTGACGATCAGCTCGATCGCGTCATCGAGGCCATCACCAAGGCTGCCAACACCGGCAAGATCGGCGACGGCAAGATCTTCGTCGTCAACCTGGAGCAGGCGATCCGCATCCGTACCGGCGAAACCGATACCGACGCGATCTAAGCGCCCTCCGAACCCCCCGCCCCAGGAGTAAAACACCATGACTCTGCGTAAATTCGCAGGGCTAGGCGCCCTTTTGTCTCTGTTAAGCCCGAGCCTGGCCCTGGCGCAGGAGGCGACGCTCGATTCAGGCGACACGGCCTGGATGCTCACCGCCACCGCGCTGGTGCTGTTCATGACCATTCCCGGCCTGGCGTTGTTCTATAGCGGCATGGTCCGTTCGAAGAACGTGCTGTCGGTGATGATGCAGTGCTTCGCCATCACCGGCCTGATGAGCATCCTCTGGATGGTCTACGGCTACAGCCTGGCCTTCGACACCACCGGCATGGAAGCGGGCGTGACCAACTTCAGCTCCTTTGTCGGTGGGCTGGAGCGCGCCTTTCTCAGCGGCCTGACCGTCGACAGCCTGGTCGGCGCCTTCCCGGAAAGCGTGTTCATCACCTTCCAGATGACCTTCGCCATCATCACCCCGGCACTCATCGTCGGCGCCTTCGCCGAACGCATGAAATTCTCCGCGATGCTGGTGTTCATGACCGTATGGTTCACCCTCGTCTATGCGCCGATCGCGCACATGGTCTGGGCCGGTGACGGCGGCCTGATGTGGGACTGGGGCGTGCTGGACTTCGCCGGCGGCACCGTGGTGCACATCAATGCGGGCATCGCCGGCCTGGTGGCCTGCCTGGTGCTGGGCAAGCGCAAGGGTTACCCGACCACGCCGATGGCACCGCACAACCTGGGCTACACGCTGACCGGCGCCGCCATGCTGTGGATCGGCTGGTTCGGCTTCAACGCCGGTTCCGCAGTCGCCGCCAACGGCACTGCCGGGATGGCCATGCTGGTGACCCAGATCGCCACTGCCGCCGCCGCGCTGGCCTGGATGTTCGCCGAGTGGATGACGCACGGCAAACCCAGCGCACTGGGCATCGCTTCCGGCGTGGTTGCCGGTCTGGTGGCGATCACGCCGGCTGCCGGTACTGCCGGCCCGATGGGCGCGCTGGTGATCGGCCTGGCATCCGGGGTGATCTGCTTCTTCTGTGCCACCAGCCTCAAGCGCAAGCTCGGCTACGACGACTCGCTGGACGCCTTCGGCGTGCATGGCGTGGGTGGCATCGTCGGCGCGATCCTGACCGGGGCCTTCGCCGCGCCGGCGCTCGGTGGCTTCGGCGAGGTCGAGAACATCGGCCTGCAGTTGTGGATCCAGTTCAAGGGCGTGCTCTTCACCGTGGTCTACACCGCCATCGTCACCTTCGTGATCCTCAAGGTCATCGACGTGGTCA is part of the Stutzerimonas balearica DSM 6083 genome and harbors:
- a CDS encoding IclR family transcriptional regulator, whose product is MRSTPREKGSSITRVLEIIEAVAAAKEPLSPTALAERLDIPKASAHRLVQTLEKEGFLQFGLRGGLLPGERLHVAALNTLRSSRHKALRQAILRQLSEAIGETCGLAIPDGLEMLYFDRVQTNWPLQINLPIGSHTPLWCTASGKLYLASLPPEQLERVLPRLPLQRMARNTLTDLSALRDDLARVREEQLGTDCEEFIDGMVACAVPVRASDGELLACLFSHAPVIRCSMAQLLAFVPRMRAAARELEAVLGSAAALEADQST
- a CDS encoding putative bifunctional diguanylate cyclase/phosphodiesterase; translated protein: MALVLLADQPAWARRLRACLAAADSRQPLLVAEDWDDVRERLDGDQPCVVLATPSQRPLLSQCRWPVILLLEQEPSETPEGVVDWLVRSQLSPEVLRRCLRYVRERCNLQGTLQRLAEHDPLTGIVNRQGFQAQLMAALAEHHGRGLALGYLDLDNFRRANDALGHAAGDRLMLQVVARLETALEAGDSLARLGSDEFALLIDTRRDPQRAEQLADQLVEALGEPYWIDGESLMLGCSLGLAHAHAGIGADPLLRHAQLAMRQAKASQGCTWHAYDEYSSRAARTLVDLEGELRRALRRGELELHYQPRLCLHSGLILGVEALVRWAHPERGLLPPGAFIPLAEESGLIVPLGYWVIARALHDLQQLRDLGVDGLHMAVNLSFRQFQDSQLLPTLNRLIGECGVDPRWLEFELTETAVMRRSEQVRRTMDSLARLGVRFSLDDFGTGFSSFVHLSSLPIALLKIDKSFVAAMHGYRQLVQAMISLAHNLGLEIVAEGVETEEQLRGLKQFGAHQVQGFLISQPLPLEELAAFLAEKARAPAQSGQ
- a CDS encoding CoA-acylating methylmalonate-semialdehyde dehydrogenase, which gives rise to MQTLGNLINNEAVAGRSERHATVYNPATGEPRLYVSLSSADETREAIAAAQAAFDGWSKTPPLVRARVMFRFKELLERRRDDVARLITSEHGKVFSDAQGEVTRGLEVVEFACGIPHLLKGEFSSNVGRDIDSNSLMQPLGVCAGITPFNFPAMVPLWMLPVAIACGNTFVLKPSEKDPSATMLIGELLAEAGLPAGVLSIVNGDKEAVDVLLTDERVQSVSFVGSTPIAEYIYATASAHGKRCQALGGAKNHMVVMPDADPQQVVSSLMGAAYGSAGERCMAISVAVCVGDEVADKLVEMLKGEISQMRTGPGLGVEPEPHMGPLVTREHQQKVSGYIDLGVEEGATLVCDGRGIKVEGHENGFYVGPTLFDRVTPDMRIYREEIFGPVLAVVRVASFDEALQLINDHEFGNGTSIFTRDGDTARQFEENVKVGMVGVNVPIPVPMAFHCFGGWKRSVFGPLNMHGPDGVRFFTRMKTVTRRWPTGIRAGAEFAMPTMK
- the trhA gene encoding PAQR family membrane homeostasis protein TrhA, with translation MYHGERFNAWTHLVGAALASVGAIWLLVLAALDGSPAKIVSVAIYGLSLILLYSISTLYHSLRGRAKVVMRKLDHLSIYLLIAGSYTPFCLVTLAGAWGWTLFGIVWGLAVIGMLQEIKPRSEARVLSLVIYAVMGWVVLVAVKPLFAALGGAGFSWLLAGGICYTVGIVFFVFDDRFRHWHGIWHIFVMVGSLLHFIAILFYVL
- the rep gene encoding DNA helicase Rep; protein product: MSRLNPRQQEAVNYVGGPLLVLAGAGSGKTSVITRKIAYLVQQCGIQARHIVAMTFTNKAAREMKERVGTLLKGAEARGLTVSTFHNLGMNIIRKEYARLGYKPGFSIFDDGDIKALLTDIMQKEYSGDDGADEIKNLIDSWKNDLILPDEALANARGPKEQTAAIVYLHYQRTLKAYNAVDFNDLILLPVKLFQEHKDILEKWQNRIRYLLVDEYQDTNASQYLLVKLLVGMRNQFTVVGDDDQSIYAWRGARPENLMLLKEDYPSLKVVMLEQNYRSTSRILKCANILIANNPHVFEKQLWSEMGHGDEIRVIRTRNEEAECERVALEILTEHLRTGRPYSDFAILYRGNYQAKLMELKLQHHQIPYRLSGGTSFFARQEVKDLMSYFRLLVNPDDDNAFLRVINVPRREIGSTTLEKLGNYASERGISMYAAADEIGLGAHLDSRYTERLARFKHWMDNVRQQCAQNDPIAAIRSMVMDIDYENWLRQNASSDKVADARMGNVWFLVDALKNTLEKDEDGDMTIEDAIGKLVLRDMLERQQEEEEGAEGVQMMTIHASKGLEFPSVYIIGFEEEILPHRSSIEADTIEEERRLAYVGITRAKRNLALTFAAKRKQYGEIIDCTPSRFLDELPPEDLVWEGGEEAPVEVKAARGNDALAAMRAMLKR